A single window of Gossypium hirsutum isolate 1008001.06 chromosome A10, Gossypium_hirsutum_v2.1, whole genome shotgun sequence DNA harbors:
- the LOC107925026 gene encoding ADP,ATP carrier protein 1, mitochondrial has protein sequence MEKSKDSLTKELVTAGALLTAFAPLERVKNLMQNQNAIIKLGRLSKPYNGICDCFATTIRHEGFFSLWRGNTAYLIAHLSVQAIVSIILEYGESRKDIEWTRVGFVSFAAPQLLFYPFLYAGTRLSTDVKKTISYTVGNRQFNGVIDVFGKTLKSDGIAGLYRGLIISVAETGINAAVYVSLFPHYLHVSQNNILSRPTLESGVVICYEMAG, from the exons ATGGAGAAAAGCAAAGATTCTCTTACAAAGGAATTGGTTACAGCCGGTGCTTTGCTGACAGCATTCGCTCCACTGGAGCGAGTGAAGAACTTGATGCAAAACCAGAACGCCATAATCAAGTTAGGCCGGCTATCGAAACCATATAATGGGATATGTGACTGCTTTGCTACAACTATCAGACATGAAGGTTTCTTTTCACTTTGGAGAGGCAACACTGCGTATCTCATTGCACATCTTTCTGTTCAG GCAATAGTTTCCATTATCTTGGAATACGGCGAGAGTCGTAAAGATATCGAGTGGACTAGGGTGGGCTTTGTTTCTTTCGCTGCACCTCAATTgcttttttatccatttttatatGCTGGAACACGCTTGTCAACCGATGTCAAGAAGACTATCAGTTACACGGTCGGAAATAGGCAGTTTAATGGTGTAATCGATGTCTTCGGAAAAACCTTGAAATCAGATGGCATTGCTGGATTGTACCGTGGATTAATTATTTCAGTTGCTGAAACTGGTATAAACGCAGCAGTATATGTCAGTTTATTCCCACATTATTTACACGTTTCGCAG AACAATATTTTGTCAAGGCCAACGCTAGAATCCGGGGTTGTCATTTGTTACGAAATGGCTGGTTAA
- the LOC107925114 gene encoding ADP,ATP carrier protein isoform X1 yields the protein MKNWVTRVSCRMEHEPLHPPISQKMHWQPGLSFRHFNYTTIMENIRCSGASLTRISRSPVLPVIQGSAVSVVKPSPPAFVGAPMENSKASSFIKGLAFLGVMRTAGAPFERVKLLMQNQNEMIISGRLPKRYNGIFDCFATTIRNEGILSLWRGNIAFVTASFSSEVIARAIHHYVNGREDIEWTHTRLQVAIFLSAVVNQFLVYPLNYAGTRMANDVITSSNSRERQFNGIFDVYRKTLKSDGIAGVYRGFNVMIPKIAVLRAVTAVSKPWQKFLLHHFQGIVLGRAVVNTFYASCRSMAIYPLDTVIRRMMMTSGAVKYRHSLHAITCIFYNEGVKSFYSGAKAQILALAVYQVYGLCLRYVVGVLRRKNTGDK from the exons ATGAAAAACTGG GTTACAAGAGTGAGTTGCAGAATGGAGCATGAGCCATTGCATCCACCTATATCACAAAAGATGCATTGGCAGCCTGGCCTCTCATTCAGGCATTTTAACTACACTACGATAATGGAAAATATTCGTTGCAGTGGTGCCTCACTGACCCGGATCTCGCGAAGTCCTGTCCTCCCTGTGATCCAGGGAAGTGCCGTATCTGTTGTAAAACCTTCACCACCGGCTTTTGTTGGAGCCCCAATGGAGAACAGTAAAGCTTCTTCTTTTATAAAAGGATTGGCTTTTCTTGGTGTTATGAGGACAGCAGGTGCTCCATTTGAGCGAGTGAAGCTCTTGATGCAAAACCAGAACGAGATGATCATTTCAGGCCGGCTTCCCAAACGATATAACGGAATATTCGACTGCTTCGCCACAACAATCAGAAATGAAGGCATACTTTCCCTTTGGAGAGGCAACATTGCATTTGTCACTGCATCTTTTTCCTCTGAG GTCATAGCTAGGGCCATACACCACTATGTTAACGGTCGTGAAGATATCGAGTGGACTCACACTAGGCTGCAAGTGGCTATTTTCCTTTCTGCAGTTGTGAATCAGTTTCTTGTTTATCCATTAAATTACGCTGGAACACGCATGGCAAACGATGTCATAACAAGCAGTAACTCGAGGGAAAGGCAGTTTAATGGCATATTCGATGTCTACAGAAAAACGCTGAAATCAGATGGCATAGCCGGCGTGTACCGTGGATTTAATGTAATGATTCCTAAAATTGCCGTTTTGAGAGCAGTAACTGCTGTTTCAAAGCCTTGGCAAAAATTTTTGTTGCACCATTTTCAG GGAATTGTTTTAGGCAGGGCTGTTGTAAATACTTTTTATGCTAGTTGTCGCAGCATGGCGATTTACCCGCTGGATACTGTGATCAGGAGGATGATGATGACCAGTGGAGCTGTGAAGTATAGGCATTCACTGCATGCAATTACATGCATTTTCTATAATGAGGGTGTAAAGTCCTTCTATAGTGGTGCAAAAGCACAAATCCTTGCACTTGCAGTCTACCAAGTTTATGGGTTGTGTTTGAGGTACGTAGTTGGTGTTCTTAGAAGGAAGAATACCGGAGATAAATGA
- the LOC107925124 gene encoding ADP,ATP carrier protein, whose amino-acid sequence MEMENLATRLSCRTEHEPFHPPISQKIHFQPDLSFRHFSYTTTLMGILQGNCALGNWRSQSSILPVSHGNTSSIVKPVPPAFIGAPMENSKAFIIKDLALFGVLKTALAPFERVKLLMQNQNHLIKSSQLPKPYNGILDCFARTIRNEGVLSLWRGYTAMTLADVSLKVMRFAIFRYALSREDFQWTYPRLLVLDSVVIVTNQLLFYPFLYAGARMANDVKAIGSMGNWQFNGIVDVFRKTLKSDGIAGLYRGFNIRLAEFGMMGAVSAGLKPWKQHYSSLLQNNVFWRHMVEFGFGICANMAIYPLDTVNKRMMMTSGAVKYKSTRQAIAQIMKTEGLKSFYSGAGAEILSCAVYKGTVLLIIYVADVIRAAKEKNDYCSRSTMEGSLRQMTRH is encoded by the exons atggagatggaaaactTG GCTACAAGATTGAGTTGCAGAACGGAACATGAACCATTCCATCCACCTATATCTCAAAAGATACATTTCCAACCTGACCTCTCATTCAGGCATTTTAGCTACACTACTACATTGATGGGAATTCTTCAAGGCAATTGTGCCTTAGGGAACTGGAGATCACAAAGCTCTATCCTTCCGGTATCCCATGGCAATACCTCATCTATTGTAAAACCTGTGCCTCCAGCTTTTATAGGAGCCCCAATGGAGAACAGTAAAGCTTTTATTATAAAAGATCTGGCTCTATTTGGTGTTTTGAAGACAGCACTTGCTCCATTCGAACGAGTGAAGCTCCTGATGCAGAACCAGAACCACTTAATCAAGTCAAGCCAGTTGCCCAAACCATATAATGGAATACTTGACTGCTTTGCTAGAACTATCAGAAATGAAGGCGTGCTCTCCCTTTGGAGAGGCTATACTGCAATGACCTTGGCAGATGTTTCTCTTAAG GTAATGCGTTTCGCTATCTTCCGTTATGCCTTGAGCCGTGAAGACTTCCAGTGGACTTACCCTCGGTTGCTAGTGTTAGATTCTGTTGTCATAGTCACAAATCAATTGCTTTTTTATCCGTTTTTATATGCTGGAGCACGCATGGCAAACGATGTCAAGGCTATCGGTAGCATGGGCAATTGGCAGTTTAATGGTATAGTAGATGTCTTCAGGAAAACCCTGAAATCTGATGGCATTGCTGGACTGTACCGTGGATTTAATATCAGACTTGCTGAATTTGGTATGATGGGAGCAGTGTCTGCTGGTTTAAAACCATGGAAACAACATTATTCGAGCCTTTTGCAG AACAATGTTTTTTGGAGGCATATGGTGGAATTTGGCTTTGGGATATGTGCCAACATGGCTATTTACCCGTTGGATACAGTGAACAAAAGAATGATGATGACCTCGGGGGCGGTTAAGTATAAGAGTACGCGGCAAGCAATTGCACAAATTATGAAAACTGAGGGTTTGAAGTCGTTTTATAGTGGTGCAGGGGCAGAGATCCTTTCATGTGCTGTGTACAAAGGTACTGTGTTGTTAATCATTTACGTAGCAGATGTTATTAGAGCTGCAAAGGAGAAAAACGACTATTGCAGCAGATCCACAATGGAAGGATCACTGAGGCAAATGACAAGGCACTGA
- the LOC121208555 gene encoding ADP,ATP carrier protein — MENLAARLSCKTEHEPLLPLISQKIHWQPDLSFRPFNYTAVQIIENMGGTVGTSTVVKPSPTAFVGAPMEKSSKASLIKELVALGLLKAVAAPFERVKLLLQNQKDIIKSGRLHKPYNGILHCFATTIRNEGIFSLWRGYTAMTMGHVSATVIRFGIYQYTKILDDTQWSYTRVVVSSYVASAATQFLVYPFLYAATRMATDVKTIGSNTGDRQFNGMIDVFRKTLKSDGIVGLYRGFNITLGELVMMGALSKGLNPWKQHYSYILRNNFLSRHMVELGFWISGNMATYPLDTVSRRMMMTSGSGTVKYKSTVHAIGQIMKTEGVKTFYNGAGAEILACAANRATLLLMIYVADVIGAAKKQY, encoded by the exons ATGGAAAACTTG GCTGCAAGATTGAGTTGCAAAACGGAACATGAGCCATTGCTTCCACTTATATCTCAAAAGATACATTGGCAACCTGACCTTTCTTTCAGGCCTTTTAACTACACCGCTGTTCAGATAATTGAAAACATGGGCGGCACGGTCGGTACCTCGACCGTTGTAAAACCTTCACCAACGGCTTTCGTAGGAGCACCAATGGAGAAAAGTAGTAAAGCTTCTTTAATAAAAGAATTGGTTGCACTTGGTCTTCTCAAGGCGGTAGCCGCTCCGTTCGAGCGAGTGAAGCTGCTGCTGCAAAACCAGAAGGACATAATCAAGTCCGGCCGGCTGCACAAACCGTATAATGGAATATTACACTGCTTTGCTACAACAATCAGAAATGAAGGCATCTTTTCACTTTGGAGAGGCTACACTGCAATGACCATGGGACATGTTTCCGCTACG GTAATACGTTTCGGTATCTACCAATATACGAAAATTCTAGACGACACCCAATGGAGTTACACGCGGGTGGTAGTGTCTAGTTATGTCGCCTCAGCCGCTACTCAATTCCTTGTTTATCCATTTCTATATGCTGCAACACGCATGGCAACCGATGTCAAGACTATCGGTAGTAACACCGGCGATCGACAGTTTAACGGTATGATCGATGTCTTTAGAAAAACCCTGAAATCAGATGGCATTGTTGGACTGTACCGTGGATTTAATATCACACTTGGTGAACTTGTTATGATGGGAGCACTATCTAAAGGTTTAAACCCATGGAAACAACATTATTCCTACATTTTGCGG AACAATTTTTTGTCGAGGCATATGGTAGAATTGGGGTTCTGGATTAGCGGGAACATGGCTACTTACCCATTGGATACAGTGAGCAGAAGGATGATGATGACGTCGGGCTCGGGCACTGTGAAGTATAAGAGTACAGTACATGCAATAGGTCAAATTATGAAAACTGAGGGTGTTAAGACGTTTTATAATGGTGCAGGAGCTGAGATACTTGCATGTGCAGCTAACAGGGCTACTCTGTTGTTAATGATTTACGTAGCTGATGTTATTGGAGCTGCAAAGAAGCAATACTAG
- the LOC107925114 gene encoding ADP,ATP carrier protein isoform X2: MEHEPLHPPISQKMHWQPGLSFRHFNYTTIMENIRCSGASLTRISRSPVLPVIQGSAVSVVKPSPPAFVGAPMENSKASSFIKGLAFLGVMRTAGAPFERVKLLMQNQNEMIISGRLPKRYNGIFDCFATTIRNEGILSLWRGNIAFVTASFSSEVIARAIHHYVNGREDIEWTHTRLQVAIFLSAVVNQFLVYPLNYAGTRMANDVITSSNSRERQFNGIFDVYRKTLKSDGIAGVYRGFNVMIPKIAVLRAVTAVSKPWQKFLLHHFQGIVLGRAVVNTFYASCRSMAIYPLDTVIRRMMMTSGAVKYRHSLHAITCIFYNEGVKSFYSGAKAQILALAVYQVYGLCLRYVVGVLRRKNTGDK; encoded by the exons ATGGAGCATGAGCCATTGCATCCACCTATATCACAAAAGATGCATTGGCAGCCTGGCCTCTCATTCAGGCATTTTAACTACACTACGATAATGGAAAATATTCGTTGCAGTGGTGCCTCACTGACCCGGATCTCGCGAAGTCCTGTCCTCCCTGTGATCCAGGGAAGTGCCGTATCTGTTGTAAAACCTTCACCACCGGCTTTTGTTGGAGCCCCAATGGAGAACAGTAAAGCTTCTTCTTTTATAAAAGGATTGGCTTTTCTTGGTGTTATGAGGACAGCAGGTGCTCCATTTGAGCGAGTGAAGCTCTTGATGCAAAACCAGAACGAGATGATCATTTCAGGCCGGCTTCCCAAACGATATAACGGAATATTCGACTGCTTCGCCACAACAATCAGAAATGAAGGCATACTTTCCCTTTGGAGAGGCAACATTGCATTTGTCACTGCATCTTTTTCCTCTGAG GTCATAGCTAGGGCCATACACCACTATGTTAACGGTCGTGAAGATATCGAGTGGACTCACACTAGGCTGCAAGTGGCTATTTTCCTTTCTGCAGTTGTGAATCAGTTTCTTGTTTATCCATTAAATTACGCTGGAACACGCATGGCAAACGATGTCATAACAAGCAGTAACTCGAGGGAAAGGCAGTTTAATGGCATATTCGATGTCTACAGAAAAACGCTGAAATCAGATGGCATAGCCGGCGTGTACCGTGGATTTAATGTAATGATTCCTAAAATTGCCGTTTTGAGAGCAGTAACTGCTGTTTCAAAGCCTTGGCAAAAATTTTTGTTGCACCATTTTCAG GGAATTGTTTTAGGCAGGGCTGTTGTAAATACTTTTTATGCTAGTTGTCGCAGCATGGCGATTTACCCGCTGGATACTGTGATCAGGAGGATGATGATGACCAGTGGAGCTGTGAAGTATAGGCATTCACTGCATGCAATTACATGCATTTTCTATAATGAGGGTGTAAAGTCCTTCTATAGTGGTGCAAAAGCACAAATCCTTGCACTTGCAGTCTACCAAGTTTATGGGTTGTGTTTGAGGTACGTAGTTGGTGTTCTTAGAAGGAAGAATACCGGAGATAAATGA
- the LOC107925027 gene encoding ADP,ATP carrier protein, protein MDNLAIRVSCRMEHEPLHPPISQKIHWQLDLSFRHFNYTTPLIENIRGNDASSVVKPMPAAFVGAPMESSKASFITKMVLLDAAKAAVAPFERVKLLMQNQNDIIKSGRLPKPYNGIFHCFATTIRHEGIFSLWRGYPVMAIGDVFSKVIRYNIFEYARTREDIRWTSMRVLELNCLALFPTQLLVQPFLYAATRMATDVKITGNSGQRQFNGIIDAYRKTLKSYGIVVLYRSFNITLVELVMLGALSTGLSPWKQYYSYILQNDYLSRVMVEFGFDTCGNMATYSMDTVSRRMMMTWGGVKYKSTLHAIAQIWKTEGVKTFYNGAGAEILSCAAYTGTVMLVIYVADVIRAAMEKGSDDGRSALGFTARWKDPRGK, encoded by the exons ATGGACAACTTG GCTATAAGAGTGAGTTGCAGAATGGAACATGAGCCATTGCATCCACCTATATCTCAAAAGATACACTGGCAACTTGACCTCTCTTTCAGGCATTTTAACTACACTACTCCATTAATCGAAAACATTCGTGGCAATGATGCCTCATCTGTTGTAAAGCCTATGCCGGCAGCTTTTGTAGGAGCACCAATGGAGAGCAGTAAAGCTTCTTTTATAACAAAAATGGTTCTACTTGATGCTGCGAAGGCAGCAGTTGCCCCATTTGAGCGAGTGAAGCTCTTGATGCAAAACCAGAACGATATAATCAAGTCGGGTCGGCTGCCTAAACCATATAATGGAATATTTCATTGCTTTGCTACAACTATCAGACATGAAGGCATCTTTTCACTTTGGAGAGGCTACCCTGTAATGGCCATTGGAGATGTTTTTTCTAAG GTAATACGTTACAACATCTTCGAATATGCCAGGACTCGTGAAGACATCCGCTGGACTTCGATGCGAGTGCTAGAGTTAAATTGTCTTGCTTTATTTCCAACTCAATTGCTTGTTCAACCATTTTTATATGCCGCAACACGCATGGCGACCGATGTGAAGATTACCGGTAACTCCGGGCAAAGACAGTTTAATGGTATAATCGATGCCTATAGGAAAACCCTGAAATCATATGGCATTGTTGTTCTGTACCGTTCATTTAATATCACACTTGTCGAACTTGTTATGTTGGGAGCACTATCTACAGGTTTAAGCCCTTGGAAACAGTATTATTCCTACATTTTGCAG AACGATTATTTGTCGAGGGTTATGGTGGAATTCGGGTTTGATACTTGTGGAAACATGGCTACTTACTCAATGGATACAGTGAGTAGAAGGATGATGATGACCTGGGGAGGTGTTAAGTACAAGAGTACACTGCATGCAATTGCACAAATTTGGAAAACTGAGGGTGTGAAGACATTTTACAATGGTGCAGGGGCTGAAATCCTCTCATGTGCTGCTTATACAGGTACTGtaatgttagtgatttatgtagCTGATGTTATTAGAGCTGCAATGGAGAAGGGCAGCGATGACGGTAGATCTGCTCTCGGTTTTACCGCTAGATGGAAGGATCCTCGAGGTAAATGA
- the LOC107925264 gene encoding eukaryotic translation initiation factor 3 subunit D has protein sequence MVGVFEVAAVPFNPDGWGPPDSAAAASTTTTLPLHVPFAPFSRSDKLGRIADFTRSFPSSNANPSNRPSSRHGAGNPADSPFDFSHDVDAFPLANPEDDSSFRLVDAKPPPRPKFGPKWRFNQNRPQLPQRRDEEVEARKREAEKERARRDRLYNLNRSNQNQQRREAAIFKSSVDIQPEWNMLDQIPFSTFSKLSFSVPEPEDLLICGALEYYDRSFDRITPKNERRLERFKNRNFFKVTTTDDPVIRRLANEDKATVFATDTILSTLMCAPRSVYSWDIVIQRVGNKLFFDKRDGSQLDLLSVHETSQEPLPEAKDDINSAYSLSVEAAYINQNFSQQVLVRDGNKVSFDEPNPFANEGDEVASVAYRYRRWKLDNDMHLVARCEVQSVVDVNNQKSFLTLNALNEFDPKYSGVDWRQKLETQRGAVLATELKNNANKLAKWTAQAILANADLMKLGYVSRVHPRDHFNHVILGVVGYKPRDFAAQINLNTANMWGIVKSVVDLCMKLNEGKYVLVKDPSKPQVRIYEVPADAFENDYVEEPLPEEEQVQPPTEDAEDGEANGTTNDVEDKEIEAQN, from the coding sequence ATGGTGGGAGTTTTCGAAGTAGCCGCTGTTCCGTTTAACCCTGACGGCTGGGGTCCACCCGATTCCGCCGCCGCCGCATCGACCACCACTACTCTCCCTCTCCATGTTCCCTTCGCTCCTTTCTCCCGCTCCGACAAGCTCGGCCGAATCGCCGACTTCACCCGCTCTTTTCCTTCTTCAAACGCTAATCCGTCCAACCGCCCTTCGTCGAGGCACGGGGCCGGGAACCCTGCCGACTCGCCCTTTGATTTCTCCCACGACGTCGACGCTTTCCCCTTGGCTAACCCCGAAGACGATTCCTCATTCCGTTTAGTCGACGCCAAGCCTCCGCCGCGGCCTAAGTTCGGTCCTAAGTGGCGTTTCAATCAAAACAGACCTCAACTCCCTCAACGGCGAGACGAAGAAGTTGAGGCCCGTAAACGGGAAGCCGAGAAAGAACGTGCCCGCCGTGACCGGCTTTACAATCTCAACCGGTCTAACCAGAACCAGCAACGACGTGAAGCCGCGATTTTCAAATCCTCTGTCGATATTCAACCGGAATGGAATATGCTCGATCAAATCCCTTTCTCAACGTTCTCCAAATTATCCTTTTCCGTTCCCGAACCAGAAGATTTACTCATCTGCGGGGCGTTAGAGTACTACGACCGGTCCTTTGATCGAATCACACCGAAGAACGAAAGGAGACTCGAACGGTTCAAGAACCGTAACTTCTTTAAAGTCACCACCACCGACGACCCAGTGATACGCCGATTGGCTAATGAGGATAAGGCGACGGTTTTCGCGACGGACACGATCCTTTCAACCTTAATGTGTGCACCCAGGTCAGTATATTCATGGGATATTGTGATTCAGCGTGTTGGGAACAAATTATTTTTCGATAAAAGAGATGGGTCTCAATTAGATTTGTTATCTGTCCATGAGACATCTCAAGAACCATTGCCTGAAGCTAAAGATGATATTAACTCTGCTTATTCATTGAGTGTTGAAGCTGCATATATAAATCAGAATTTTTCACAGCAAGTTTTAGTTAGGGATGGGAATAAGGTTAGTTTCGATGAGCCGAATCCGTTTGCCAATGAAGGCGATGAAGTGGCTTCAGTTGCTTATAGGTATAGAAGGTGGAAACTCGATAACGACATGCATTTAGTTGCTCGGTGTGAGGTTCAGAGTGTTGTCGATGTTAATAACCAGAAGTCGTTCCTTACTTTGAATGCACTCAACGAGTTTGATCCTAAATACTCCGGTGTCGATTGGAGACAGAAGTTGGAGACGCAAAGGGGTGCTGTTTTAGCTACCGAGTTGAAGAACAATGCGAATAAGTTGGCTAAATGGACTGCTCAAGCGATTTTAGCCAATGCTGATTTGATGAAATTGGGGTATGTTTCGAGGGTACATCCTAGGGATCATTTCAACCACGTGATATTGGGCGTTGTTGGTTATAAGCCAAGGGATTTCGCCGCACAGATCAATCTCAACACTGCGAATATGTGGGGGATTGTGAAGTCTGTTGTGGACTTGTGTATGAAGTTGAATGAAGGGAAATATGTGCTTGTGAAGGATCCATCTAAACCTCAAGTTAGGATCTATGAGGTTCCTGCTGATGCTTTCGAGAACGATTATGTGGAGGAACCATTGCCAGAAGAGGAACAGGTTCAACCACCAACCGAAGATGCCGAAGACGGGGAAGCAAATGGCACTACAAATGATGTTGAAGATAAAGAGATTGAGGCACAAAATTAA